A genomic segment from Rhodospirillum centenum SW encodes:
- a CDS encoding D-alanine--D-alanine ligase, whose product MNQRRPTRVAVLMGGWSAERDVSLVSGRSVAAALEERGYAVTAVDVQRDLPALLHALTPKPDVVFNALHGRGGEDGLIQGVLEYLGVPYTHSGVLASALAMNKEMTRRVLAAVGVPVPDGVTVTREQILAGHPIEPPYVVKPVDEGSSVGVRIVRPGQNQSVLEEGGWAYGERVLVERFIPGRELTVGVMGDRALAVTEIVPRSGFFDYAAKYTEGEAVHVCPAQIPQDVQEEALRLALLAHRTLGCSGVSRSDFRWDDSQAGTGGLYFLETNTQPGFTALSLLPEQAASQGIGFAELCAWIVEQARCHA is encoded by the coding sequence ATGAACCAACGCCGCCCGACGCGGGTGGCCGTCCTGATGGGCGGCTGGTCGGCAGAGCGCGACGTATCGCTGGTCAGCGGCCGGTCCGTCGCGGCCGCGCTGGAAGAGCGCGGCTACGCCGTGACAGCGGTGGACGTGCAGCGCGACCTGCCGGCCCTGCTGCACGCCCTGACGCCGAAGCCGGACGTTGTCTTCAACGCCTTGCACGGCCGCGGCGGGGAGGACGGGCTGATCCAGGGCGTGCTGGAGTATCTGGGCGTCCCCTACACCCATTCCGGCGTGCTGGCCTCCGCCCTGGCCATGAACAAGGAGATGACCCGGCGCGTCCTGGCCGCCGTCGGCGTGCCGGTGCCCGACGGTGTGACCGTGACGCGCGAGCAGATCCTGGCCGGGCATCCGATCGAGCCGCCCTATGTCGTGAAGCCGGTGGACGAGGGCTCCTCCGTCGGCGTCCGCATCGTCCGCCCCGGCCAGAACCAGTCGGTGCTGGAGGAGGGCGGCTGGGCCTATGGCGAGCGCGTGCTGGTGGAGCGGTTCATCCCGGGCCGCGAGCTGACCGTGGGCGTGATGGGCGACCGTGCCCTTGCCGTGACGGAGATCGTGCCGCGCTCCGGCTTCTTCGACTACGCCGCGAAGTACACCGAGGGCGAGGCCGTCCACGTCTGCCCGGCGCAGATCCCGCAGGATGTCCAGGAAGAGGCGCTGCGGCTGGCCCTGCTGGCGCACCGGACCCTGGGATGCAGCGGCGTCAGCCGCAGCGATTTCCGCTGGGACGACAGCCAGGCCGGCACCGGCGGCCTCTACTTCCTGGAGACCAACACGCAGCCCGGCTTCACGGCCCTGTCGCTGCTGCCGGAGCAGGCGGCATCGCAGGGCATCGGCTTCGCCGAGCTGTGCGCCTGGATCGTGGAGCAGGCCCGATGCCACGCGTGA
- the ftsZ gene encoding cell division protein FtsZ has protein sequence MTIKLSIPTVDVQSRPRITVFGVGGAGGNAVNNMIRANLEGVEFVVANTDAQALTCSQASKRVQLGSTITRGLGAGSRPDVGRAAAEEQLEEILSHLDGTNMAFITAGMGGGTGTGAAPVIARAAREQGILTVGVVTKPFHFEGAHRMRIAEAGIQELAQFVDTLIIIPNQNLFRVATEKTTFADAFKMADDVLHAGVRGVTDLMVMPGLINLDFADIRTVMTEMGKAMMGTGEADGDNRAIAAAEAAISNPLLDDVSMKGARGVLINITGGHDLTLFEVDEAANRIREEVDPEANIIFGSTFDQTMEGRVRVSVVATGIESVASAQPRVPGQPQLAVVGGRSPHTPVRSVPQAPAREAMRPAGFAAGNLATSTYVNLTPAPMPTPVSAESDPASMTAPLPEEAALEAATAEMGAPAPAEAPKPMFEQAGPRSPAAPQGPLRGERREGAFIPPRAADPGPRLGPAAPDRYAAPAPDAKRPGLFQRMLGIGGQPAQPAPAPRMAAPAPTAPRNPLQAPPPAGAAPVGPEAGARPKAPTPEEDHLGHPRLPPPAGELSKASDRG, from the coding sequence ATGACCATCAAGCTCAGCATCCCCACCGTCGACGTGCAGAGCCGCCCCCGCATCACCGTCTTCGGCGTCGGCGGCGCCGGCGGCAATGCGGTCAACAACATGATCCGCGCCAACCTGGAAGGCGTGGAGTTCGTGGTCGCCAACACCGACGCCCAGGCCCTGACGTGCAGCCAGGCCAGCAAGCGGGTGCAGCTCGGCAGCACCATCACCCGGGGGCTGGGCGCCGGGTCGCGCCCCGATGTCGGCCGGGCCGCGGCCGAGGAGCAGCTTGAGGAGATCCTCTCCCACCTCGACGGCACCAACATGGCCTTCATCACCGCCGGCATGGGCGGCGGCACGGGCACGGGTGCCGCCCCGGTGATCGCGCGGGCGGCACGCGAGCAGGGCATCCTGACGGTCGGGGTGGTGACCAAGCCCTTCCACTTCGAAGGGGCGCACCGCATGCGCATCGCCGAAGCCGGGATCCAGGAACTGGCCCAGTTCGTCGATACGCTGATCATCATTCCGAACCAGAACCTGTTCCGCGTCGCCACCGAGAAGACGACCTTCGCCGACGCCTTCAAGATGGCGGACGACGTGCTGCACGCGGGCGTCCGCGGCGTCACCGACCTGATGGTGATGCCCGGCCTCATCAACCTGGACTTCGCCGACATCCGCACCGTGATGACGGAGATGGGCAAGGCCATGATGGGCACCGGCGAGGCCGACGGCGACAACCGCGCCATCGCCGCGGCCGAGGCCGCCATCTCCAACCCGCTGCTGGACGACGTGTCCATGAAGGGCGCGCGCGGGGTGCTGATCAACATCACCGGCGGCCACGACCTGACCCTGTTCGAGGTGGACGAGGCGGCCAACCGCATCCGCGAGGAGGTGGACCCCGAAGCCAACATCATCTTCGGCTCCACCTTCGACCAGACGATGGAGGGGCGGGTGCGCGTCTCGGTGGTCGCCACCGGCATCGAATCCGTCGCCAGCGCCCAGCCGCGCGTGCCGGGGCAGCCGCAGCTCGCCGTCGTCGGCGGGCGCTCGCCGCACACGCCTGTCCGCTCCGTGCCGCAGGCCCCGGCCCGGGAAGCCATGCGTCCCGCCGGTTTCGCCGCCGGCAATCTGGCGACCTCCACCTATGTAAACCTGACCCCGGCACCGATGCCGACCCCGGTTTCCGCCGAGTCCGACCCGGCGTCCATGACGGCGCCGTTGCCGGAGGAGGCCGCGCTGGAGGCGGCAACCGCGGAGATGGGCGCCCCCGCTCCGGCCGAGGCGCCGAAGCCGATGTTCGAGCAGGCCGGCCCGCGCAGCCCGGCGGCACCGCAGGGGCCCCTGCGCGGCGAACGGCGCGAGGGCGCCTTCATCCCGCCGCGGGCGGCCGATCCCGGCCCGCGCCTGGGGCCGGCCGCGCCGGACCGCTATGCCGCCCCGGCGCCGGATGCGAAGCGCCCCGGCCTGTTCCAGCGCATGCTCGGCATCGGCGGTCAGCCGGCGCAGCCCGCCCCCGCGCCGCGGATGGCGGCCCCGGCCCCGACCGCGCCGCGCAATCCCTTGCAGGCCCCGCCGCCGGCGGGGGCTGCCCCCGTCGGTCCGGAGGCCGGTGCCCGGCCGAAGGCGCCGACCCCCGAGGAGGATCACCTGGGACATCCCCGCCTTCCTCCGCCGGCAGGCGAACTGAGCAAGGCGTCGGACCGCGGCTGA
- a CDS encoding cell division protein FtsQ/DivIB, which translates to MPRVSAAAYDTGRGSADSHRAKIAAAARRATMQAARRANRRRALPRWALPSLRAGLKLSPVLLLAGFLAWVWADGRLPEMAGKASEGFVRTTAEAGLAVTEVLVKGRAETDGAAVLAALGVGTGSPMLTFDPHAAQAALQALPWVAAATVERRLPGTIFVQLVERTPMALWQHEQKLYLVDADGVVLTDERLERWPDLPMLVGADAPKHGRELLALLSAEPLIGARVEAAVLVGGRRWDLRLDNGVDVRLPEKEMAAALRQLATVQQTNRVLERDIVAVDLRVPDRLVVQTSAQAAEQRREAQRQKKI; encoded by the coding sequence ATGCCACGCGTGAGCGCCGCCGCCTACGACACCGGCCGGGGCTCGGCCGACAGCCACCGGGCGAAGATCGCCGCGGCGGCCCGCCGCGCCACCATGCAGGCGGCCCGCCGCGCCAACCGCCGCCGCGCCCTGCCGCGCTGGGCCCTGCCCTCCCTGCGCGCCGGGCTGAAACTGAGCCCGGTGCTGCTGCTGGCCGGTTTCCTGGCCTGGGTCTGGGCCGACGGCCGCCTGCCGGAGATGGCCGGGAAGGCGTCCGAGGGCTTCGTCCGCACGACGGCCGAAGCCGGGCTGGCCGTGACCGAGGTGCTGGTGAAGGGCCGGGCGGAGACGGACGGCGCCGCCGTGCTGGCCGCGCTGGGGGTCGGAACCGGCTCGCCCATGCTGACCTTCGATCCGCATGCCGCCCAGGCGGCCTTGCAGGCCCTCCCCTGGGTGGCCGCCGCCACCGTGGAGCGCCGCCTGCCGGGGACGATCTTCGTCCAGCTCGTCGAGCGGACGCCCATGGCGCTCTGGCAGCACGAGCAGAAGCTCTACCTGGTGGACGCCGACGGGGTGGTGCTGACCGACGAGCGGCTGGAACGCTGGCCCGACCTGCCGATGCTGGTGGGGGCGGACGCGCCGAAGCACGGCCGCGAGCTGCTGGCCCTGCTGTCGGCCGAACCGCTGATCGGCGCCCGGGTCGAGGCGGCCGTGCTGGTCGGCGGCCGGCGCTGGGACCTGCGCCTGGACAACGGCGTGGACGTGCGCCTGCCGGAAAAGGAGATGGCCGCGGCCCTGCGCCAGCTCGCCACCGTGCAGCAGACGAACCGGGTGCTGGAGCGGGACATCGTGGCGGTGGACCTGCGGGTGCCCGACCGGCTGGTCGTGCAGACCTCCGCGCAGGCGGCGGAGCAGCGCCGCGAGGCGCAGCGTCAGAAGAAGATCTGA
- the murC gene encoding UDP-N-acetylmuramate--L-alanine ligase, producing MRAMPLSIGTIHFVGIGGIGMSGIAEVLHNLGYSVQGSDIADNYNVARLRTLGIRVEIGHRAENLGEAAVVVISSAVRTDNPEVVAARAALVPVVRRAEMLAELMRLKWSVAVAGTHGKTTTTSMVAALLDGAGFDPTIINGGIINALGTNARLGSGDWMVVEADESDGTFTKLPATIAVVTNMDPEHLDFYGTFEKEREAFDRFVENIPFYGFAALCTDHPEVQALVARADRRIVTYGFNPQADVRAVNVEGDHRGAFYDVQVSERVTGEARTIERVHLPMYGLHNVQNSLAAIAVAINMGIADEQIRASFARFSGVKRRFTRTGESNGVVVIDDYGHHPVEIQAVLKAARMAGSGRTIAVVQPHRYSRLSSLFEEFCTCFNDADAVIVADVYAAGEQPVEGASKEALVEGLRTHGHRNVQALPSPEALAGIVRELAQPGDMVVCLGAGSITGWANRLPAELDALHGISGGTAPAAKAGGT from the coding sequence ATGCGCGCGATGCCGCTTTCCATCGGCACCATCCACTTCGTCGGCATCGGCGGCATCGGCATGTCGGGCATCGCCGAGGTGCTGCACAATCTCGGCTATTCCGTCCAGGGCAGCGACATCGCCGACAACTACAACGTCGCGCGGCTGCGCACCCTGGGTATCCGGGTGGAGATCGGCCACCGGGCGGAGAATCTGGGCGAAGCGGCGGTCGTCGTCATCTCCTCCGCCGTGCGGACCGACAATCCCGAGGTCGTGGCCGCCCGCGCCGCCCTGGTGCCGGTCGTGCGCCGGGCGGAGATGCTGGCCGAGCTGATGCGCCTGAAATGGTCGGTGGCGGTGGCCGGCACGCACGGCAAGACCACCACCACCTCCATGGTGGCGGCCCTGCTGGACGGGGCCGGCTTCGACCCGACCATCATCAACGGCGGCATCATCAACGCGCTGGGCACCAACGCCCGGCTGGGCAGCGGCGACTGGATGGTGGTCGAGGCGGACGAGAGCGACGGCACCTTCACGAAGCTGCCGGCGACCATCGCCGTCGTCACCAACATGGACCCCGAGCATCTGGACTTCTACGGTACCTTCGAGAAGGAGCGGGAGGCGTTCGACCGCTTCGTCGAGAACATCCCGTTCTACGGCTTCGCCGCGCTCTGCACCGACCATCCGGAGGTGCAGGCCCTGGTCGCCCGTGCCGACCGCCGGATCGTCACCTACGGCTTCAACCCGCAGGCGGACGTGCGCGCCGTCAATGTCGAGGGCGACCACCGCGGCGCCTTCTACGACGTGCAGGTCTCCGAGCGGGTGACCGGCGAGGCGCGCACCATCGAGCGGGTGCATCTGCCCATGTACGGGCTGCACAACGTCCAGAACTCGCTCGCCGCCATCGCCGTCGCCATCAACATGGGCATCGCGGACGAGCAGATCCGCGCCAGCTTCGCCCGCTTCAGCGGCGTCAAGCGCCGCTTCACCCGGACGGGCGAGTCCAACGGGGTGGTCGTGATCGACGATTACGGCCACCATCCGGTGGAGATCCAGGCGGTGCTCAAGGCGGCCCGCATGGCCGGCAGCGGCCGCACCATCGCGGTGGTGCAGCCGCACCGCTACAGCCGCCTCTCCTCGCTGTTCGAGGAGTTCTGCACCTGCTTCAACGATGCCGACGCCGTGATCGTGGCCGACGTCTACGCCGCGGGCGAGCAGCCCGTCGAAGGCGCCTCGAAGGAGGCGCTGGTGGAGGGGCTGCGCACCCACGGCCACCGCAACGTGCAGGCCCTGCCCTCGCCCGAGGCGCTGGCCGGCATCGTGCGCGAGCTGGCGCAGCCGGGCGACATGGTCGTCTGCCTGGGGGCGGGCAGCATCACCGGCTGGGCCAACCGGCTGCCGGCAGAGCTGGACGCGCTCCACGGCATCAGCGGCGGAACCGCCCCGGCGGCCAAGGCGGGAGGCACCTGA
- the ftsA gene encoding cell division protein FtsA, with amino-acid sequence MAFPGALNVRSRPKRVSRGGTIAALDVGSGKVVCFIAKVDDPGSIRVVGIGHQVSRGVRAGAIVDMEQAETAIGTAVHAAETMAGEQIREVLVSLSGGQPESQTITVETAIAGQVVNDGDLKRALAQAHNLNVAPDAELIHSIPVGYTVDGSKGIREPRGMVGERLGVRLHAVTTAANPIRNLTTCIGRCHLGVEGFVLSPYASGLACLVEDEMDLGVTLIDMGGGTTSMSVFFDGKMIWCDSIPLGGGHVTNDIARGLTTPLAHAERLKTLYGSAIPTVSDEREIIDVPQVGEEEHAQANHVPKSLLVGIIQPRLEEIFELARGRLEASGIGKLAGRRVVLTGGASQLPGMRELAQQVLDKQVRTGRPLRIGGLAESVGGPAFSAAAGLLVYALQQQTELPALAPLVEQQPSGWLGRVGLWLRENL; translated from the coding sequence ATGGCATTTCCGGGGGCGCTGAACGTCAGAAGCAGACCGAAGCGGGTGTCGCGCGGGGGCACCATCGCCGCGCTCGACGTCGGCTCGGGCAAGGTCGTCTGCTTCATCGCCAAGGTGGACGACCCCGGATCGATCCGCGTCGTGGGCATCGGCCATCAGGTCAGCCGCGGCGTCCGTGCCGGCGCCATCGTGGACATGGAGCAGGCCGAGACCGCCATCGGCACCGCCGTCCACGCCGCCGAGACCATGGCCGGCGAGCAGATCCGCGAAGTGCTGGTCAGCCTGTCCGGCGGCCAGCCGGAGAGCCAGACCATCACGGTGGAGACCGCCATCGCCGGACAGGTGGTCAATGACGGGGACCTGAAGCGCGCCCTGGCGCAGGCCCACAACCTGAACGTCGCCCCCGATGCCGAGCTGATCCACTCCATCCCCGTGGGCTACACGGTGGACGGCTCCAAGGGCATCCGCGAGCCGCGCGGGATGGTGGGCGAGCGGCTGGGCGTGCGCCTGCACGCCGTCACCACCGCCGCCAACCCGATCCGCAACCTGACGACCTGCATCGGCCGCTGCCACCTGGGTGTGGAGGGCTTCGTCCTGAGCCCCTACGCCTCGGGCCTCGCCTGCCTGGTCGAGGACGAGATGGATCTGGGCGTCACCCTGATCGACATGGGGGGCGGCACCACCAGCATGTCGGTCTTCTTCGACGGCAAGATGATCTGGTGCGACAGCATCCCGCTGGGCGGCGGTCACGTCACCAACGACATCGCCCGCGGGCTGACCACGCCGCTGGCCCATGCCGAACGGCTGAAGACCCTCTATGGCAGCGCCATCCCCACCGTCTCCGACGAGCGCGAGATCATCGACGTGCCCCAGGTCGGCGAGGAGGAGCACGCGCAGGCCAACCACGTCCCGAAATCGCTGCTGGTCGGCATCATCCAGCCCCGGCTGGAGGAGATCTTCGAGCTGGCCCGCGGCCGGCTGGAGGCATCGGGCATCGGCAAGCTGGCCGGCCGGCGCGTCGTGCTGACCGGCGGCGCCAGCCAGCTTCCCGGCATGCGCGAGCTGGCGCAGCAGGTGCTGGACAAGCAGGTCCGCACCGGCCGGCCGCTGCGCATCGGCGGGCTGGCGGAAAGCGTCGGCGGCCCGGCCTTCTCCGCCGCCGCCGGCCTGCTCGTCTACGCGCTCCAGCAGCAGACGGAACTTCCGGCCCTCGCCCCGCTGGTCGAACAGCAACCGTCCGGCTGGCTGGGCCGGGTCGGTCTATGGCTCCGGGAGAACCTATGA
- the murB gene encoding UDP-N-acetylmuramate dehydrogenase: MMTAAEPLPGPHLIDRLPRVRGRLTADAPLGPMTWFRVGGTADVLFRPADADDLAGFLAGCPADVPVTVIGVASNLLVRDGGVPGVVIRLGGPFAEIAVEGDRLVAGAGALDYNVALTAQHEGLAGLEFLSGIPGTIGGALRMNAGAYGRETADLVVTAEGIDRAGRRLRFDRAGLHLGYRHCGVPEDVIFTGAVLQGTPGDKAAIATAMDAIQKARADSQPVRARTGGSTFANPDPELSGGAKAWQLIDRAGCRGLQIGGAQVSEKHCNFLLNLGDATAADLEGLGEEVRRRVLETSGIELRWEIRRIGRPAREITP, from the coding sequence CTGATGACGGCTGCCGAGCCCCTGCCGGGTCCCCATCTGATCGACCGCCTGCCGCGCGTCCGCGGGCGGCTGACGGCGGACGCGCCCCTGGGGCCGATGACCTGGTTCCGGGTCGGTGGAACGGCGGACGTGCTGTTCCGCCCGGCCGATGCCGACGATCTGGCCGGCTTCCTGGCCGGCTGCCCGGCCGACGTGCCGGTCACGGTGATCGGCGTCGCCAGCAACCTGCTGGTCCGCGACGGCGGCGTGCCCGGCGTGGTGATCCGCCTGGGCGGTCCCTTCGCGGAGATCGCCGTCGAGGGCGACCGGCTGGTCGCCGGGGCCGGGGCGCTGGACTACAACGTCGCCCTGACCGCGCAGCACGAGGGACTGGCGGGGCTGGAGTTCCTCTCCGGCATCCCCGGCACGATCGGCGGCGCCCTGCGCATGAACGCCGGCGCCTACGGCCGGGAGACGGCCGATCTGGTGGTCACGGCCGAGGGGATCGACCGCGCCGGCCGGCGCCTGCGCTTCGACCGCGCCGGGCTGCATCTCGGCTACCGCCACTGCGGCGTGCCCGAGGACGTGATCTTCACCGGCGCCGTGCTGCAAGGCACGCCGGGGGACAAGGCCGCCATCGCCACCGCCATGGACGCCATCCAGAAGGCACGGGCGGACAGCCAGCCGGTACGGGCGCGCACCGGCGGCTCCACCTTCGCCAACCCGGACCCGGAACTGTCGGGCGGGGCCAAGGCCTGGCAGCTCATCGACCGGGCCGGCTGCCGCGGGCTGCAGATCGGCGGCGCGCAGGTCTCGGAGAAGCACTGCAATTTCCTGCTGAACCTGGGCGATGCCACGGCCGCCGACCTGGAGGGGCTGGGCGAGGAGGTCCGGCGGCGGGTGCTGGAGACGAGCGGGATCGAGCTGCGCTGGGAGATCCGGCGGATCGGCCGGCCGGCCCGGGAGATCACGCCATGA
- a CDS encoding FtsW/RodA/SpoVE family cell cycle protein, with protein MSFTFARTDHSLLGRWWWTVDRWTLAAVVLIAAIGVVLIQAASPAVAERIGLTTFHFIERHLMLLLPALGVMVGVSLLSPRGVLRLSVGLFLLSLIGIALTLVVGVEIKGATRWLHLPGLSVQPSEFVKPAFAVVAAWLFALQRNREGFPGIPVVAGLFLVTVAMLLMQPDLGQTFVITAVFAGQFFLAGLPVLLVVGLVVLGISGLVGAYFLFPHVQSRIDRFLDPASGDNYQVARAMEAFEKGGLWGTGPGQGSVKMSIPDAHADFIFAVAGEELGLLWCLLIVGLFAFVVLRGFARAFNDQSLFVLLAASGLCMQFGLQSLINMGSSLHLMPTKGMTLPFISYGGSSLIALGIGMGMLLALTRRRFGPGDVP; from the coding sequence ATGAGCTTCACCTTCGCCCGCACCGACCATTCCCTGCTGGGCCGCTGGTGGTGGACCGTGGACCGCTGGACGCTGGCGGCCGTGGTGCTGATCGCGGCCATCGGCGTGGTGCTGATCCAGGCCGCCAGCCCCGCCGTGGCCGAGCGCATCGGCCTGACCACCTTCCACTTCATCGAGCGGCACCTGATGCTGCTGCTGCCGGCGCTGGGCGTGATGGTGGGCGTATCGCTGCTGTCCCCGCGCGGGGTGCTGCGGCTGTCGGTGGGGCTGTTCCTGCTCTCGCTGATCGGCATCGCCCTGACCCTGGTGGTCGGGGTGGAGATCAAGGGCGCCACCCGCTGGCTGCATCTCCCCGGCCTGTCGGTGCAGCCGTCGGAGTTCGTGAAGCCCGCCTTCGCGGTCGTCGCCGCGTGGCTGTTCGCCCTTCAGCGCAACCGCGAGGGCTTCCCGGGCATCCCGGTCGTCGCCGGGCTCTTCCTGGTCACGGTGGCGATGCTGCTGATGCAGCCTGACCTGGGCCAGACCTTCGTCATCACCGCCGTCTTCGCCGGGCAGTTCTTCCTGGCGGGCCTGCCGGTGCTGCTGGTGGTGGGGCTGGTGGTGCTGGGCATCTCCGGCCTTGTCGGCGCCTACTTCCTGTTCCCGCATGTGCAGAGCCGCATCGACCGCTTCCTCGACCCCGCCTCGGGCGACAACTACCAGGTCGCCCGCGCCATGGAGGCGTTCGAGAAGGGCGGCCTGTGGGGCACCGGCCCCGGCCAGGGCAGCGTGAAGATGTCGATCCCCGACGCCCATGCGGACTTCATCTTCGCCGTCGCCGGAGAGGAGCTGGGCCTGCTCTGGTGCCTGCTGATCGTCGGCCTGTTCGCCTTCGTCGTGCTGCGCGGCTTCGCCCGCGCCTTCAACGACCAGAGCCTGTTCGTGCTGCTGGCCGCATCGGGCCTGTGCATGCAGTTCGGCCTGCAGTCCCTCATCAACATGGGGTCGTCGCTGCACCTGATGCCGACCAAGGGCATGACGCTGCCCTTCATCAGCTATGGCGGGTCCTCGCTGATCGCGCTGGGAATCGGCATGGGCATGCTGCTGGCGCTGACGCGGCGCCGCTTCGGACCGGGAGACGTACCATGA
- the murG gene encoding undecaprenyldiphospho-muramoylpentapeptide beta-N-acetylglucosaminyltransferase, with product MSMAPIVLAAGGTGGHLFPAEALARELLERGHRVVLVTDVRGTAFGDALREVPVHRIRSATLGGGLLGKARTALELGIGTLQARRLLSRLEPAIVVGFGGYPSFPAVYAAAGLRIPVAIHEQNAVMGRANRMLARRARLICTSFPEVQGMDNVDRARAVRTGNPVRPAVLALRDRPYEAPLPGGSLDILVTGGSQGATVFGEIVPRAVAMLPEDLRLRLGIVQQARAENLQAARDGYAALGVQATLAPFFRDLPERLARCHLMIGRAGASTVAELTVAGRPSILVPYPHATDDHQTANARAVAAAGGAWIMPQPEFTAEALAARLTALLTDPAPLAPAAAAAAAWGLPDAARRLADAVLGAAGLGNGRSTPDSQMRAAE from the coding sequence ATGAGCATGGCCCCCATCGTGCTGGCGGCCGGCGGCACCGGCGGCCATCTGTTCCCCGCCGAGGCGCTGGCGCGCGAGCTGCTGGAGCGCGGCCACCGTGTCGTGCTGGTGACGGACGTGCGCGGCACCGCCTTCGGCGATGCGCTGCGCGAGGTTCCGGTCCACCGCATCCGCTCCGCCACCCTGGGCGGCGGGCTGCTGGGCAAGGCGCGCACGGCGCTGGAGCTGGGCATCGGCACGCTCCAGGCGCGCCGCCTGCTGTCGCGGCTGGAGCCGGCGATCGTCGTCGGCTTCGGCGGCTATCCGTCCTTCCCGGCGGTCTACGCCGCCGCCGGCCTGCGCATCCCGGTGGCGATCCACGAGCAGAACGCCGTCATGGGCCGGGCCAACCGGATGCTGGCGCGGCGGGCGCGGCTGATCTGCACCTCCTTCCCGGAAGTGCAGGGCATGGACAATGTTGACCGGGCGCGCGCCGTGCGGACCGGCAATCCCGTCCGCCCGGCCGTTCTGGCCCTACGCGACCGGCCCTACGAGGCGCCCCTGCCGGGCGGCAGCCTGGACATCCTGGTCACCGGCGGCAGCCAGGGTGCCACCGTGTTCGGGGAGATCGTGCCGCGCGCCGTGGCGATGCTGCCGGAGGACCTGCGCCTGCGCCTGGGCATCGTGCAGCAGGCGCGCGCCGAGAACCTCCAGGCGGCCCGCGACGGGTATGCGGCCCTGGGCGTCCAGGCCACCCTCGCCCCCTTCTTCCGCGACCTGCCGGAGCGGCTGGCCCGCTGCCACCTGATGATCGGCCGTGCCGGCGCCTCCACCGTGGCGGAGCTGACGGTGGCCGGTCGGCCCTCGATCCTGGTGCCCTATCCGCACGCCACCGACGACCACCAGACCGCCAACGCCCGCGCCGTGGCGGCGGCGGGCGGTGCCTGGATCATGCCGCAGCCGGAGTTCACGGCCGAGGCGCTGGCGGCACGGCTGACGGCGCTGCTGACCGATCCCGCCCCCCTGGCCCCGGCCGCGGCCGCCGCGGCCGCCTGGGGCCTGCCGGATGCCGCGCGCCGGCTGGCCGACGCGGTGCTGGGCGCCGCCGGCCTGGGCAACGGCCGGAGCACCCCGGACAGCCAGATGCGAGCCGCCGAATGA